One window of Hylemonella gracilis genomic DNA carries:
- a CDS encoding YggS family pyridoxal phosphate-dependent enzyme, giving the protein MPDSSFDNPAFSAALQSVQARIAAACAAAGRDPASVRLLAVSKTFGPEAVRVARQAGLSAFGENYIQEAVAKMEALADLALEWHCIGPIQSNKTRPVAEHFAWVQTVDRLKIAQRLSEQRPAELPPLQVCLQVNVDGGSTKAGIAPEALPELARAVRALPRLRLRGLMCIPDPQPDAVAMQAVFARARVLFDGLRADWAGLDPLPDTLSMGMSADLEAAIAAGSTLVRIGSALFGARPVKPAAVVPSAGIPGG; this is encoded by the coding sequence CATCGTTCGACAATCCAGCTTTCAGTGCCGCCTTGCAGTCCGTGCAGGCCCGCATCGCTGCCGCCTGCGCGGCGGCGGGCCGCGATCCAGCGAGTGTGCGCCTGCTGGCTGTTTCCAAGACCTTCGGTCCCGAGGCCGTGCGTGTGGCGCGGCAGGCGGGCCTGAGCGCATTTGGCGAGAACTACATCCAGGAAGCCGTGGCCAAGATGGAGGCTCTGGCCGACCTGGCGCTGGAATGGCATTGCATCGGCCCGATCCAGAGCAACAAGACCCGACCCGTGGCCGAACATTTCGCCTGGGTGCAGACGGTGGACCGTCTCAAGATCGCCCAGCGTCTGTCCGAGCAACGTCCCGCCGAGTTGCCGCCCCTGCAGGTCTGCCTGCAGGTCAACGTGGATGGCGGGTCGACCAAGGCCGGGATCGCACCCGAGGCATTGCCCGAGCTGGCTCGCGCGGTGCGCGCCCTGCCCCGCCTGCGCTTGCGCGGCCTCATGTGCATCCCGGACCCGCAGCCGGATGCGGTCGCGATGCAGGCGGTGTTTGCCCGCGCGCGGGTCTTGTTCGATGGCTTGCGCGCGGACTGGGCTGGCCTAGACCCCCTGCCCGACACGCTGTCCATGGGCATGAGCGCGGACCTGGAAGCCGCGATCGCCGCCGGCAGCACCCTGGTGCGCATCGGCTCTGCCTTGTTTGGTGCGCGCCCGGTCAAGCCGGCCGCCGTCGTGCCATCGGCCGGTATACCGGGCGGATGA
- the tsaB gene encoding tRNA (adenosine(37)-N6)-threonylcarbamoyltransferase complex dimerization subunit type 1 TsaB produces the protein MNLLALDTTTDQLSVALVRDGQVWQHQGAGAAQASAALIPVIERLMAEADLRYAQLDAIAFGSGPGAFTGLRTACAVAQGLAYGAGVPVLPVDSLLTVAEEARARHAPQAQTLRVLTLLDARMDELYAAPYLYTDGRWQQQAAFGLHAPEVLPAWEGDALAGNVFAAYGERLRWPAALPRWSVLPLATAMLRLAPALLAHGGAVRAEEALPQYVRDKVAKTTAERLQERQALQLSTAPVVQASGPDPAAT, from the coding sequence ATGAACCTCCTCGCGCTTGACACCACCACCGACCAGCTTTCCGTGGCCCTCGTGCGCGATGGCCAGGTCTGGCAACACCAGGGCGCGGGCGCGGCGCAGGCTTCGGCGGCCCTGATCCCGGTGATCGAAAGGCTGATGGCCGAGGCTGACTTGCGTTATGCACAGTTGGACGCGATCGCCTTCGGCAGCGGCCCGGGCGCTTTCACCGGCCTGCGCACGGCGTGCGCCGTGGCCCAAGGACTGGCCTATGGCGCGGGGGTGCCCGTGCTGCCGGTCGACAGTCTGTTGACGGTGGCGGAAGAGGCCAGGGCGCGGCACGCGCCGCAGGCCCAGACCCTGCGCGTGCTGACCTTGCTGGATGCCCGCATGGACGAACTGTATGCCGCGCCTTATCTGTACACAGACGGTCGGTGGCAGCAGCAGGCGGCCTTCGGCCTGCATGCGCCCGAAGTATTGCCGGCCTGGGAGGGCGACGCACTGGCCGGCAATGTGTTTGCCGCGTATGGTGAGCGTTTGCGCTGGCCAGCGGCCCTGCCGCGCTGGTCGGTCCTGCCACTGGCCACGGCGATGCTACGCCTCGCACCCGCCCTGCTGGCCCACGGAGGCGCCGTGCGGGCTGAAGAGGCCTTGCCGCAGTACGTGCGCGACAAGGTGGCGAAAACCACCGCGGAGCGCCTGCAGGAGCGCCAGGCGCTTCAGCTGTCCACGGCCCCCGTGGTTCAGGCGTCGGGGCCAGATCCAGCGGCGACCTGA
- the rimI gene encoding ribosomal protein S18-alanine N-acetyltransferase, which translates to MSSPRPPGPPPEVRLEPLDAMRLDAVLHIEQRAYSHAWTRGNFLDGLRAGYHMRVLVAGEASAETVLGYYIVMQGVAEAHLLNITVAPEHQGQGWARLMLDALALWARGVPAQPPLELLWLEVRAGNRRAIHVYEAQGYRRVGLRKDYYPDGHGRREDAVVMNLSLAPVASVLRDHVHVPL; encoded by the coding sequence ATGTCCTCGCCTCGACCGCCCGGTCCGCCACCCGAGGTCCGCCTGGAGCCGCTGGATGCGATGCGTCTGGACGCCGTGCTGCACATCGAGCAGCGCGCCTATTCACATGCCTGGACGCGCGGCAACTTCCTGGACGGCCTGCGCGCGGGCTACCACATGCGCGTGTTGGTCGCGGGTGAGGCGAGTGCGGAGACTGTGCTGGGGTATTACATCGTCATGCAGGGTGTAGCCGAGGCGCACCTGCTCAACATCACCGTCGCGCCAGAACACCAGGGACAAGGCTGGGCCCGCTTGATGCTTGATGCCCTGGCACTCTGGGCGCGCGGGGTGCCCGCGCAGCCGCCCCTGGAACTGCTCTGGCTGGAGGTGCGTGCGGGCAACCGGCGCGCGATCCATGTCTACGAGGCGCAGGGTTACCGGCGGGTGGGCCTGCGCAAGGACTATTACCCGGACGGCCATGGTCGCCGCGAGGACGCGGTGGTGATGAACCTGTCCCTCGCTCCCGTGGCGTCTGTGCTGCGCGATCACGTGCACGTACCTCTGTAG
- a CDS encoding D-alanyl-D-alanine carboxypeptidase/D-alanyl-D-alanine-endopeptidase, translated as MLRLPRSFALLALALSATAVHGIAAADLPPPVAQALARANIPANALGIVVEEAGGTPRGKSLLRHRAEAPMNPASVMKLVTTTAALELLGPNWKWRTPVYLDGVIRDGTLNGDLYIEGRGDPKLVAERLWLLLRRVQGLGISTISGDIVLDDRLFEAVPHDPGEFDGEPLRPYNAAPNALLLNFKSVLMTFTPDRAAGVARLHVEPPLAGVAWPATLPLSQERCGDWRGGLLANFAQPGFGRAEGSAPVQPRFTGRYPAACDEKVWPLAWPDPEGYNARAIAGMWQAIGGTLRGQVRAGRVPDALRDTNPGRGPVFALESPPLAEVVRDINKYSNNVMTQQLFLTLSLEQAGVPPEAGAPNAPPVQGTLAASRALLQDWWRDRLTVKGQVDEGAPRISNGSGLSREDRVSPAALARLLQYAWDGPLMPELLTSLPISGQDGTLRPERWRARGSAHLKTGSLRDVNSLAGVVDAQSGRRYVLVALVNHPNAAAARPALEALVDWVARH; from the coding sequence ATGCTTCGTCTCCCCCGCTCCTTCGCGCTGCTGGCCCTGGCCCTGAGCGCCACTGCTGTGCACGGCATCGCCGCCGCCGATTTGCCGCCCCCCGTCGCCCAGGCACTGGCGCGGGCCAACATTCCCGCCAACGCCCTGGGCATCGTGGTCGAGGAAGCCGGCGGCACGCCACGCGGCAAGTCGCTGCTGCGCCACCGCGCCGAAGCGCCCATGAACCCGGCCAGCGTGATGAAGCTGGTCACCACCACTGCGGCGCTGGAGCTGCTGGGGCCGAACTGGAAATGGCGCACACCGGTCTACCTCGATGGCGTCATCCGCGACGGCACGCTGAATGGCGATCTCTACATCGAAGGTCGGGGCGACCCCAAGCTCGTGGCCGAACGCCTCTGGCTGCTGCTGCGCCGGGTGCAGGGCCTGGGCATCTCGACCATCAGCGGTGACATCGTGCTCGACGATCGCCTGTTCGAGGCTGTGCCGCACGACCCGGGCGAGTTCGACGGCGAGCCCCTGCGCCCCTACAACGCGGCGCCGAACGCGTTGCTGCTGAACTTCAAGTCCGTGCTCATGACCTTCACGCCCGACCGCGCCGCGGGCGTGGCGCGCCTGCATGTGGAGCCGCCGCTGGCCGGCGTGGCCTGGCCCGCCACCCTCCCGCTGTCGCAGGAACGCTGCGGAGACTGGCGCGGAGGCCTGTTGGCCAATTTCGCCCAGCCCGGTTTCGGGCGCGCGGAAGGCTCGGCCCCGGTCCAGCCCCGCTTCACGGGCCGTTACCCGGCTGCCTGCGACGAGAAGGTCTGGCCCCTGGCCTGGCCTGACCCGGAGGGCTACAACGCCCGGGCCATCGCGGGCATGTGGCAGGCCATTGGCGGCACGCTGCGCGGCCAGGTCCGCGCGGGCCGTGTGCCCGATGCGCTGCGCGACACCAACCCGGGCCGGGGCCCGGTCTTCGCCCTCGAATCCCCGCCGCTGGCCGAGGTGGTGCGCGACATCAACAAATACAGCAACAACGTGATGACGCAGCAGCTCTTCCTCACGCTGAGCCTGGAGCAGGCCGGTGTCCCCCCCGAAGCCGGCGCACCGAATGCGCCGCCCGTGCAAGGCACCCTGGCCGCCTCCCGCGCACTGCTGCAGGACTGGTGGCGCGACCGCCTGACCGTGAAGGGCCAGGTGGACGAAGGCGCGCCCCGGATCAGCAATGGCTCCGGCCTGTCGCGCGAGGACCGCGTCAGCCCCGCCGCGCTGGCGCGTCTGCTGCAGTACGCCTGGGACGGCCCCCTGATGCCGGAGCTGCTGACCTCCCTGCCTATCAGTGGCCAGGACGGCACACTGCGGCCCGAACGCTGGCGGGCACGGGGCTCGGCCCACCTCAAGACTGGCAGCCTGCGTGATGTGAACTCGCTCGCGGGCGTGGTGGACGCGCAGAGCGGACGGCGCTATGTGCTGGTCGCCCTCGTGAACCACCCGAACGCCGCCGCGGCGCGACCGGCCCTGGAAGCCCTGGTGGACTGGGTGGCGCGGCACTGA
- a CDS encoding thermonuclease family protein, with protein MKGLARLGLLTLGLWVAAAWTSLADARAADRPDPEAALALQAAPVRVLAVLDGDTLDVEDYRQRRWRIRLQGIDAPELAQTRRRQGHTCRTSPQPHAESARQALRDKVQGQAVRLRTDGTRSYDRVVAYVLLGRREVNWELVAEGWAWSLDRHHASASERENYARAQREAQAAQRGLWADTRDGPLPQPPGRWRAEHGPC; from the coding sequence ATGAAGGGCCTCGCCCGGCTGGGCCTGCTGACGCTGGGACTCTGGGTCGCTGCCGCATGGACCAGCCTGGCCGACGCGCGGGCAGCTGACCGACCCGACCCCGAAGCGGCGCTCGCGCTGCAGGCGGCCCCGGTGCGGGTGCTTGCCGTGCTGGACGGCGACACGCTGGACGTGGAAGACTACCGGCAGCGCCGCTGGCGCATCCGCCTGCAGGGCATCGACGCGCCCGAACTGGCACAGACGCGGCGGCGCCAGGGCCACACCTGCCGCACCTCGCCCCAGCCCCATGCAGAGTCGGCGCGACAGGCGCTGCGCGACAAGGTCCAGGGGCAGGCCGTGCGTCTGCGCACCGATGGCACCCGAAGCTACGACCGCGTGGTGGCTTATGTGCTGCTGGGTCGGCGCGAGGTCAATTGGGAACTGGTGGCCGAGGGCTGGGCATGGAGCCTTGATCGGCACCACGCCTCGGCCTCAGAGCGGGAAAACTATGCGCGCGCGCAGCGCGAGGCTCAGGCAGCGCAGCGCGGCCTTTGGGCTGACACCCGCGACGGCCCGCTGCCACAGCCCCCGGGCCGTTGGCGCGCGGAGCACGGGCCTTGCTGA